In Acidobacteriota bacterium, the genomic window GCGCCGAAGCCGCGAAAGGCCCCATTTGGCGGAGTGTTGGTAGCTACCGCTCGCGCCGCGATTCGAACGTTGTCGCAGCGATACGGTCCCAACGCGTGAATCGCGCCGCGCGAAAGCACGACCGGCGTGAGCGTAACGTAAGCGCCGCCGTCGAGCACGAAGTCAATTTCGGATGCAGTCAATCGTCCGTCGCGCATCACGCCGGTCCGATGGCGGATGATCCCGGGATGACGCTTGGTGGTCGCGGCAATGTCTTCGCCGCGCTCGTATACGATCTTCACCGGCCGCTGCGCTTTTTGCGCCAGCAAGGCGGCGTGAGCTGCAATCATCGACGGATACTCTTCCTTGCCGCCGAAGCCGCCGCCGGTAGTCGTTTGAATAACGATTGCGCGTTCGTCTGTAAGGTTGAACAGTTGCTTGATCGCTTTGTGAACGTAATAAGGGCACTGCATCGAGCCCATCACGGTCATCTCACCGTCACCGGGAATTGCGATCATGCCCTGCGGTTCGATATAGAGCTGCTCCTGGTGCGGCACTCGATACTCGCCTTCAACAATCACGTCGGCCCGGTCAAAAGCTTCTGTCACGTCGCCGCGTCCGATCAGAAACCGCTTGAAGACGTTGTCGGTTCCGTAGAGCAGGTCCGCTGCGGCCAGTGATTGTTCGATTGTCAGGACCGGCGGCAGCTCTTCGTATGCAATGTGAATATGACGCGCGGCGGTATCCAGTTCGCTCTTGCTTGCGGCGGCAATTAACAGTATCGGCTCATCGTAGTGACGCACTTCCGATTCAACCAGCAGCGGTTGGTCGTCCTCGATCAGCGCTACGTAGTTCTTTCCCGCGATGTCGCGGTAGTCGGCGACGACGAGCGTCGACCAGTCATAGGAAGGATCGAATTTGATTGATGTAACGCGTCCGCGCGCGATCGTGCTGCGTATTGTCTTGCCAAACAGCATTCCGGCGAGCTTGATGTCGTCGACGTAGCGCGCCGCCCCGGTGAGCTTCTCGTAGCCCTCTTTGCGTAAGACGTTTTGCCCGACGGCCATTGGAACTCCCTTCAAGATTGCGCCTAGTTTAAATGTCGAGGTGCTGCCTTACAAGGCCACGTTCATGCGACGTTCATGCGATACGTAACAGGCTAAGAACTCGCGCTTGTTTATGGCTTAACTCAAGCTCGGGGTTAGGAAGGTGGGCTTGCCCTCGCTGTTGAATGAGACTCCCGCTGTCAATAAGGAGAGCAGCTCAGGCTCGTGGTCGGGAAGGTGGGCTTGCCCCCGCTGTCAATAAGGGAACGCTAGCTCATTCAACGACACTTGGCTCAGGCTCGTGGTTGGGAAGGTGGGCTTGCCCCCGCTGTTGAATGAGCCAGTATTCTCCTTATTGACAGCGGGGGCAAGCCCACCTTCCCAACCCCGAGCCTGAGTAAGTTTATGTCCGAAGAACCTGTCGCTAAACGGACTCGTAGGTATAGCATTAGCCTTTGCAATCATCGAACACTGCAATGCATAACTCGGGCCTGCAGGCGGCGGGTCATCTGTGAAGGAGACAATATGTTGAGAGTCGCTGCGAGACTGTTGGTTATCACCGTTTTGTCCATCCTAGTCGTTCCATGCTTCGTTTCCGCGCAAGAACTGAGCGAGCCCGAGGAGAACTTCGAGCATCTGTGGAAGACCTACGACCGCAACTACGCTTTGTTTGGAGCGAAGCACATTGACTGGGACGCGCTCTATAAAGTCTATCGCCCGCGAGTGAGCGCGAAGACAACTGAGGATGAGCTGTTTCAGATCATCGCCGACATGCTCGGCAACCTGAACGACAACCACGTTCGGCTCTCGTCGCCCAAGCGCCAGTTCCAATCGGGCATTCTCGGCCAGATGAAGATGGGAGATTTCTCGCTCGACCTGGTGAAGCAAAAATATCTGAAGGGCAAATCGAAACCGCTGGTCGATGGAAACTTCGACTACGGCTGGATCACCGACTCGATAGGCTATTTTCACTTTCGTGGCTTCGGCCGTATGGAACTCACCCGAGCGGCTATCGATGGAATCATGAAAGAGTTCAAGGACGCGAAGGCTATAGTAGTCGACGTCCGAGGAAACGGAGGCGGCGACGACCTCGTCGGCAAGTTGATCGCCGATCGGTTCGCAGACCGAAAGCGGCATTACATGAAGACCGCGATTCGCAACGGTTCCCGTCACGATGACTTCACGCCGTGGAAATACTGGTATGTCGAGCCGGGCGGCCCGATTCAATTCACAAAGCCGGTGATCCTGCTGACGCATCGTCACTCGGTGAGCGCTGCCGAGAATTTTGCGCTCGCCATGCGTGTGTTGCCCCACGTTACGGTTGTTGGCGACGCGACTTCAGGAGTGTTCGCGGACGTGTACGGCGATCGCTTGCCTAACGGCTGGCGCTTCAGCGTATCCTTCAAGCTGTTCATCGATCAGACGGGCTTTTGCTGGGAAGGGATTGGCGTGCCCTCGGACATTCGCCAGATCAACACGAAACAGGATATCGAAGCGCAACGCGACAAGGTGCTCGAGTTTGCAGTTTCGCTGATAGAGACCGGCGCCTTGAAAGCTCAGGAAGAGTTGTCGAGTCTCAAAGATATTCGCGAGTCGCTTGCGAAGAACCTTGCTCGTGATATCAATGACAAGGGCCTCGATGCGGCGTTGAAGGCTTATCGCAGGGCGAAGGCTGGACCGCCCTCTTCCTACTATTTCGACCTCGAAGAGTTAATGGAAGCGGGCGATCGCTTGTCGAAGTCGGGCAAGAAACGTGAAGCGGTCGAGTTGTTCAAGATTGGGGTTGCGGAGGCCCCCTGGTCATTTGCGATTCACGAACAGCTTGGCGACGCGTATTTTAAACTTGGCGACGCTGCGCAGGCCGTGGCAATGTACAAGAAAGCCGCCGAGCTCAACCGTCGCAGTTATCCCTGGGAGATCGCCTCTTACGATGATGCCGCAAGACTTTCAAAGGGGATCAAAATCCTTGCAAAGGACCTCGAGCGCGACATCGATGAGAAAGGAATTGACCACGCGGTGAAGGCTTTCGACCAGGCGAAGGCTGGCGATCCGAGCAGCTACCACGTCGATGAAAACAAGATGAACCAGCTCGGCTATGAGCTGCTCAATCGCGGAAAGACCGCGGAAGCCATCGAAGTACTCAAGCTGAACGTCCGCGAGTTTCCGAAGTCGTCGAACGTCTACGACAGTCTTGGGGAAGCCTACGCGAAGGCCGGCAACCGCGAGTTAGCGATTCAGAACTACAGGCGCTCCAACGAGCTGGATCCAGGCAATACAAACGCGCTCGAGGTAATCAAACGGCTGACCGGCGGCGAAGAAAAGATCGCTGCTAAAGTCTTCGATGACTACGTCGGGAAGTACGATTCGCCACTTGGAATCCTCAATATCACGCGGGATGGTGATAAGTTGTTCGCACAACCGGATGGCAACACGAAGGAAGAGCTTGTAGCGAAGTCGCCAACTAAGTTCCAGGTGCCGACCGTCGGCGCCGAAGTGGAATTCGTTCGAGATGAACGAGGGCAGATCGGCAAAATGCTCATTCGTCTGGGCGGCCAACAGATGGAGGCGAAGAGGATCAAGTAGCGCTCCGATTATGGAGCGCGCCGCCACCGGTTTTGCAATCTCTTCGAAGTTTGATCGGCGGCGCTTTGGCTGGACTCTCGCAGACGCAAAAAGCCAAAAGCGCCCGCTGATTGAATGGCTGCTCGGTTTCCGATCGAGGGTGACGCCCTCCATAACGCAGAATCCAACGCGCTGCCGGTTGAATCATGAAGTTTCTGATCGAGGGCGGCGCGCCCCAAATGGTCTGAAGGATGGACGTTTCTAGTTACCTCAACCGAATAAACTACCGGGGTCCGCGTGACGTGTCGGTCGAGACGCTGCGCGAGTTGCACAAGCAGCATTTGCTCGCGGTGCCATTCGAGAACCTCGACAATCACATCGGACGACAGATCGTTCTCGACGAAGAAAAGTTGATTCGCAAGATCATCGAAGAGCGGCGAGGTGGAATCTGTTACGAGCTGAACGGCGCCTTTTACGCACTGCTGCGAGCGTTGGGCTTTGAAGTGACGATGCTTTCCGCGGGAGTCGCGCGCGAGGAGGGAGGGTTCGATCCGCCGTTCGATCACATGGCGTTGCTCGTTCAGTTGGAAGAGCGATGGCTCGCTGATGTAGGATTTGGCGATTCGTTTCGCGAGCCCCTGCGACTGGATGCGCGGGTCGAGCAGGTGCAAGACAACGACGCTTATCGATTGGTTGAAGAAGACGGCCACCTGATACTTGAACGGCGCGAGAAAGACTTGTGGAAGCCGCAGTATCGCTTCACTCTCGAACCATATCAATATTCTGACTTCGCCGATATGTGCCACTATCATCAGACGTCTCCCGAATCGCCCTTCACTAAGCGGCGGACGTGCACGCTTGCGACTCCGGATGGAAGAATCACCGTAACCGGCATGCGGCTGATCCGCACCATTTGCGGCGAAAGACAAGAACGCGAGCTTGGAAGCCACGATGAGTGGACAGTTGCGCTACAAGAGCACTTCGGCATTTCGCTCACGAGTTCAACTCTTCAGGAAAGATGATGACAGCAGGTTACTCCGGAACTCCGCTGACACGGAAGCTCGGGATCAAGGAAGACTTCCGGGTGGCGCTGGTTGGGGCGCCGGATGGATTTCGGGAAGAGTTGAGCGACCTGCCGCCTTGCGTCACGTTTGTCACCAGTCTGTCGGCGCAGCTCGACTTGATTCTGTTCTTTGCGAAGACGCAATCGGAACTTGTGCGGAACTTCTCGAGGCTCGCCGCGCGGCTTGCACCAGCCGGGATGCTCTGGATAGCCTGGCCTAAGAAAGCGTCCGGCGTCGCGACTGATCTGGCTGATTATCATGTGCGCCAGATAGGTTTGGACGCCGGGCTCGTCGATGTGAAGGTCTGTGCCGTTAACGAAATCTGGTCCGGGCTTAAGTTCGTTATTCGGGTGAAGGATCGACCAGGTCGAAGATAAGTTGATACCCGGAGGTCTAAATGTAGACCTCGCCGCTGCGGCCCGCGTGGAGGAAGCAGGCGGCTGCCAGGAATGGCGATGATTCTCAAGCTCGGAGTCGGGAAGGTGGGCTTGCCCCGCTGTCAGTCAGGAGAGTGCTGGCCCCATTCACAGCGGGGGCAAGCCCACCTTCCCGACTCCGAGCTTGAGTAATGCGCTGGTGATTTGTGGACCTGCCCACCAATCGCCGAACGCAAAAACCAATCGCACGAGCCTCATTTGGATACCGCGGCCGCGTTCTCTCGCGGCCCGGCGTTTTTCACATACTTATCCATCCAATTGATCATCTCGGCCAGCGTGTGAAGCGTGGACTCGCGCCCCGTGTAGCCGTGAGCTTCGAACGGAAGCGTGACATAACGCACCGTGGCGCCGTGGCCCTTCAGAGCCATGTAGAACCGCTCTGATTGAATCGGGAACGTGCCCGAGTTGTCGTCCGCTTCGCCGTGGATAAGCAGGATCGGTTCCTTGATCTTATTCGCGTAGTAGAACGGCGACATCTTGCCGTAAATCTCCGGCACTTCCCAGAACGTGCGCCGCTCGGCTTGGAACCCGAACGGTGTGAGCGTGCGATTGTAAGCGCCGCTCCGCGCGATGCCCGCCCGGAACAAATCCGAGTGCGCCAGGAGATTGGCCGTCATGAAAGCGCCGTAGCTATGCCCCCCGACGCCGATCCGGTCGCGGTCGGCTACACCCATTTCCACAACCTTGTCGACAGCGGCTTCCGCGCTGGCGACGAGTTGCTCGACGTACTTGTCGTTGGCCGTCTCGCCCGATCCGACGATTGGCATCGCCGGGTTGTCCAGGATCGCATAGCCCTGAGTCAGCAAGAACAGGTGAGATATGCCACTCACTCGGGTGAAGCGATAGGGCGAGCCCGAGACCTGGCTGGCGGTGTCAGTGTCGGTGAACTCGCGCGGGTAAGCCCACATGATCAGCGGCAGCCGTTCGCCTTGTTTGTAGCCGGCCGGCAGGTAGAGAGTGCCGGACAGCCTTACGCCATCCTTTCGTTCATAGGTGATGAACTGCTTCTCGACTCCGGCGAGTTGCGGCGCGGGGTCCTTGAACTGAGTGATGGCGCGCTTTGTTCCGGCGGCGAGATCGCGCACATAGTAGTTCGGCGGTTCCGTCGATGTCTCGTACTCCGTCAGAATCGTCTTTGCGTCGTCATCGAGCGGCGCGATGATCGCCTCGTAGGTCTTCTCGGCAGAGCGGAAGAGACGTTCGGTCTTAAGGGTCTTCAGATTTAGTTGATCGAGAAAGGGCCGATCGCCGTCGGCGGACGAGCCTGTTCCAGCGAGAAGAATGCTATCGCCGTTTTGCAGAATCAGGCCCCCGCCCAACCCGCCTCCAAAGCCACCGCCGCCGCGTCCGCCACCAGCGCCGTTGTCTCTCCTGGCTACAGGATTTCCGGGGTTGGTATATGCGTCTTGCTGCCTGCGATCCCAAAGCTTGCGCGGCTCGGCGCCCGCTTCGAGAATCCAGGTCCGGGTGCGGCGCGTCGCGCGGTCGGATTCACTCAGCAGCGCGATGCCCTTCTCGGTATAAGACAGGCCGGTGAATCGCCACTCCGTCTTTGTGATCTCGGCGGGCTCGCCGGAGAACGGGGCGGCGAGCGCAAAGACCTTGTCCCGGAACGGAACTTTGTTCTTAAGGTCTCCGTTGTCGAGGGCTTCGGCCCAGGTTAGAGTCGCGGGCTGATCCGGACGCCAGCGATAGCTACGGGGGCCGGTCTGTACGCCATTGATTGGAATGCCTTCGCTCGACGCCACATCGGCGATCTTCTTAACGACTTCGCCGCGGCGGTTCCAGATCTCGACTTCTTTGGGGAACCCGCCCATCGGCACGAGCCGCGAGAACGGCCGCTTGATGCGCGACACCAGAATGAACTCGCCGCTTGGCGACGAGGTCACGTTCTCCAATAAACCCGGGCGGCCGATCAGCGTCTTCCGTCCCGCGGCGCTGTCTATTGTCGCGAGCTGGCTTGTGAAGAAGTATTCGAATAGGTCCTCATCGTGGTTGGTCTTGATCATGTCCTCAAAAGTCGCAGTCGGCGCTGCCTTGCCGTGGTTCTCCTGGATATTGGGTCCGGTTGGCACCCTCGGCTCGGCAGGCGCGGGCCCGCGGCCGGCGGGCACGAGTTGAACCAGCAACGTGACGCCGTCCTTTAGCCAATCAACCGGATCGCCAACGGTCCCGTTCAGCCTGTCTGTCCCACTTACGAGTTTCGCCTGTCCAGTCGCCGTGTCGGCCACCCAAAGCTCGATGCCGTTCTCCTTGGTGTTGGTGAACGAGAGCCGCTTGCCGTCAGGCGAAAAGCTCACGCCGCCGATGTTCGCATTGGGCGGGGCGGTGACTTTCTTTTCCGTTCCATCGGCGACCGATTTCAGCGTAATG contains:
- a CDS encoding DUF3052 domain-containing protein, translating into MTAGYSGTPLTRKLGIKEDFRVALVGAPDGFREELSDLPPCVTFVTSLSAQLDLILFFAKTQSELVRNFSRLAARLAPAGMLWIAWPKKASGVATDLADYHVRQIGLDAGLVDVKVCAVNEIWSGLKFVIRVKDRPGRR
- a CDS encoding arylamine N-acetyltransferase, translated to MDVSSYLNRINYRGPRDVSVETLRELHKQHLLAVPFENLDNHIGRQIVLDEEKLIRKIIEERRGGICYELNGAFYALLRALGFEVTMLSAGVAREEGGFDPPFDHMALLVQLEERWLADVGFGDSFREPLRLDARVEQVQDNDAYRLVEEDGHLILERREKDLWKPQYRFTLEPYQYSDFADMCHYHQTSPESPFTKRRTCTLATPDGRITVTGMRLIRTICGERQERELGSHDEWTVALQEHFGISLTSSTLQER
- a CDS encoding S41 family peptidase, encoding MLRVAARLLVITVLSILVVPCFVSAQELSEPEENFEHLWKTYDRNYALFGAKHIDWDALYKVYRPRVSAKTTEDELFQIIADMLGNLNDNHVRLSSPKRQFQSGILGQMKMGDFSLDLVKQKYLKGKSKPLVDGNFDYGWITDSIGYFHFRGFGRMELTRAAIDGIMKEFKDAKAIVVDVRGNGGGDDLVGKLIADRFADRKRHYMKTAIRNGSRHDDFTPWKYWYVEPGGPIQFTKPVILLTHRHSVSAAENFALAMRVLPHVTVVGDATSGVFADVYGDRLPNGWRFSVSFKLFIDQTGFCWEGIGVPSDIRQINTKQDIEAQRDKVLEFAVSLIETGALKAQEELSSLKDIRESLAKNLARDINDKGLDAALKAYRRAKAGPPSSYYFDLEELMEAGDRLSKSGKKREAVELFKIGVAEAPWSFAIHEQLGDAYFKLGDAAQAVAMYKKAAELNRRSYPWEIASYDDAARLSKGIKILAKDLERDIDEKGIDHAVKAFDQAKAGDPSSYHVDENKMNQLGYELLNRGKTAEAIEVLKLNVREFPKSSNVYDSLGEAYAKAGNRELAIQNYRRSNELDPGNTNALEVIKRLTGGEEKIAAKVFDDYVGKYDSPLGILNITRDGDKLFAQPDGNTKEELVAKSPTKFQVPTVGAEVEFVRDERGQIGKMLIRLGGQQMEAKRIK
- a CDS encoding prolyl oligopeptidase family serine peptidase, coding for MRKRTFAYAAALVVAAAAVQYAQTRQQSNSTSGYLTPPKVIVDILDAPPTPTVVVAPDHRTVALLNRRSMPTIAELAEPIHRIAGARINPKTNGRQQRTGITAGITLKSVADGTEKKVTAPPNANIGGVSFSPDGKRLSFTNTKENGIELWVADTATGQAKLVSGTDRLNGTVGDPVDWLKDGVTLLVQLVPAGRGPAPAEPRVPTGPNIQENHGKAAPTATFEDMIKTNHDEDLFEYFFTSQLATIDSAAGRKTLIGRPGLLENVTSSPSGEFILVSRIKRPFSRLVPMGGFPKEVEIWNRRGEVVKKIADVASSEGIPINGVQTGPRSYRWRPDQPATLTWAEALDNGDLKNKVPFRDKVFALAAPFSGEPAEITKTEWRFTGLSYTEKGIALLSESDRATRRTRTWILEAGAEPRKLWDRRQQDAYTNPGNPVARRDNGAGGGRGGGGFGGGLGGGLILQNGDSILLAGTGSSADGDRPFLDQLNLKTLKTERLFRSAEKTYEAIIAPLDDDAKTILTEYETSTEPPNYYVRDLAAGTKRAITQFKDPAPQLAGVEKQFITYERKDGVRLSGTLYLPAGYKQGERLPLIMWAYPREFTDTDTASQVSGSPYRFTRVSGISHLFLLTQGYAILDNPAMPIVGSGETANDKYVEQLVASAEAAVDKVVEMGVADRDRIGVGGHSYGAFMTANLLAHSDLFRAGIARSGAYNRTLTPFGFQAERRTFWEVPEIYGKMSPFYYANKIKEPILLIHGEADDNSGTFPIQSERFYMALKGHGATVRYVTLPFEAHGYTGRESTLHTLAEMINWMDKYVKNAGPRENAAAVSK